A single region of the Ciconia boyciana chromosome 13, ASM3463844v1, whole genome shotgun sequence genome encodes:
- the IL21R gene encoding interleukin-21 receptor isoform X4: MRNKLWLQSISFFLLFKYTTCCENLTCFVDYVQTLSCILRNDLGAGSYNLTATWVPEEDPENTVAACSLLQLSRNTSHTQYMCTVDMTELLADFKVQVDVTEVADRQRVISKGFYMAENIKPQPPFNLTAVFSEGYNISWETIYQNSPFYFLNEELEYQLRYKRRTDTWETQKTKAVHEDKRTLVILPWELQANTEYEFQVRARPREDTGYHGFWSEWSPLLLLKTSPAAVTQTAGMGWLLLFGVVVAIAASITTFLAKQRSLWKKMACIPDPAPFFKPLYLVHNGDFKKWVGASHMKITLDFFEWGMVLPEVLEVYTMRPSNSTSREELRELRKDLPCKPCVSCLTAPGQDSQSLLSSVNSSSGTQDQSYGHLSIDTVTVADEFTPCNCQYNCNRVYRGHEHTSKEDSSAEETSYPKVNIGDEDRKISSDLHLTDLSTQDKILASGSVSTDHLRSTSVLAHQQVEGALEGGMGSILEALCLQSNQWDLENPASLPSPDGESVSYSEGSYDFFPPIARPGDSYPIICIDLDTIDSGFVDSDCGSPVDCEFEQNSQTNCGPIPLEQEGEDFPRSYVKQWVSCRSDSPVNGTQTN, encoded by the exons ATGAGGAACAAACTGTGGCTCCAGagtatttccttcttccttttattcAAGTACA CTACGTGTTGCGAAAACCTCACTTGTTTTGTTGACTATGTACAGACCCTGTCCTGTATCCTGAGAAATGACTTGGGTGCCGGTTCATATAACCTCACTGCAACATG GGTTCCTGAGGAAGATCCAGAAAATACTGTGGCTGCCTGCAGTCTCCTGCAATTGTCCAGAAACACCAGTCACACACAGTACATGTGCACTGTGGACATGACTGAACTCCTGGCAGATTTCAAAGTCCAGGTGGATGTTACAGAGGTAGCTGATAGGCAGCGTGTGATTTCCAAAGGCTTTTATATGGCAGAGAACA TCAAACCACAGCCTCCGTTCAATCTGACCGCTGTGTTCTCAGAGGGTTACAATATTTCTTGGGAAACCATCTACCAGAACTCTCCTTTCTACTTTTTGAATGAGGAGCTGGAATATCAGCTGCGTTATAAGAGAAGGACGGACACCTGGGAG ACTCAGAAGACTAAAGCTGTCCATGAAGATAAACGGACACTGGTGATCCTGCCATGGGAACTCCAGGCGAACACCGAGTATGAGTTCCAAGTGAGAGCCAGACCTCGAGAAGATACTGGCTACCATGGATTTTGGAGTGAATGGAGTCCTCTGCTGTTGTTGAAAACCAGCCCTGCCG CAGTGACACAGACAGCAGGCATGggatggctgctgctgtttggtgTTGTCGTGGCAATCGCTGCCTCAATCACAACCTTTCTGGCCAAACAGCGGAG cttgTGGAAGAAGATGGCTTGCATCCCAGACCCTGCTCCCTTTTTCAAACCTCTTTACCTGGTGCATAATGGAGATTTCAAG AAGTGGGTTGGTGCATCCCATATGAAAATCACCTTAGATTTCTTCGAATGGGGAATGGTCCTTCCAGAAGTCCTAGAAGTTTATACCATGCGTCCTTCCAACAGCACCTCACGGGAGGAGCTGCGTGAGCTGAGAAAAGATCTGCCTTGCAAACCCTGTGTGTCTTGCCTGACTGCCCCAGGTCAGGATAGCCAGTCCCTGCTGTCTAGCGTGAACAGCAGCAGTGGGACTCAGGACCAGTCATATGGGCATTTGTCCATTGATACTGTGACTGTGGCTGATGAATTTACACCTTGTAACTGCCAGTACAACTGTAACCGTGTGTACAGGGGACATGAGCATACCAGTAAGGAAGATAGTAGTGCTGAAGAAACTAGTTACCCCAAGGTTAACATTGGTGATGAAGACAGGAAGATATCCAGTGACTTGCATCTGACTGACCTGAGCACGCAGGACAAAATACTTGCTTCAGGCTCTGTGTCCACAGACCACCTGAGGAGTACCAGTGTCCTAGCCCACCAGCAAGTAGAAGGGGCTTtggaaggagggatggggagcatCCTAGAAGCCCTTTGCTTGCAGTCTAATCAGTGGGATTTGGAAAATCCAGCTTCTCTACCTTCTCCTGATGGTGAAAGTGTTTCCTACAGTGAAGGCTCCTATGACTTCTTCCCTCCCATTGCAAGGCCTGGTGACAGTTACCCTATAATCTGCATAGATTTGGACACTATTGACAGTGGCTTTGTGGACTCGGACTGTGGGAGTCCAGTTGACTGTGAGTTTGAGCAAAACAGTCAGACCAACTGTGGGCCCATCCCTCTTGAGCAGGAGGGGGAGGACTTTCCACGGAGCTATGTCAAGCAGTGGGTCTCCTGTCGTTCTGACAGCCCTGTCAATGGGACACAGACAAACTAA
- the IL21R gene encoding interleukin-21 receptor isoform X1 — translation MGQFLPTCMKGAVSSPSTADSGYPVRTNMRNKLWLQSISFFLLFKYTTCCENLTCFVDYVQTLSCILRNDLGAGSYNLTATWVPEEDPENTVAACSLLQLSRNTSHTQYMCTVDMTELLADFKVQVDVTEVADRQRVISKGFYMAENIKPQPPFNLTAVFSEGYNISWETIYQNSPFYFLNEELEYQLRYKRRTDTWETQKTKAVHEDKRTLVILPWELQANTEYEFQVRARPREDTGYHGFWSEWSPLLLLKTSPAAVTQTAGMGWLLLFGVVVAIAASITTFLAKQRSLWKKMACIPDPAPFFKPLYLVHNGDFKKWVGASHMKITLDFFEWGMVLPEVLEVYTMRPSNSTSREELRELRKDLPCKPCVSCLTAPGQDSQSLLSSVNSSSGTQDQSYGHLSIDTVTVADEFTPCNCQYNCNRVYRGHEHTSKEDSSAEETSYPKVNIGDEDRKISSDLHLTDLSTQDKILASGSVSTDHLRSTSVLAHQQVEGALEGGMGSILEALCLQSNQWDLENPASLPSPDGESVSYSEGSYDFFPPIARPGDSYPIICIDLDTIDSGFVDSDCGSPVDCEFEQNSQTNCGPIPLEQEGEDFPRSYVKQWVSCRSDSPVNGTQTN, via the exons gataTCCAGTCAGAACCAATATGAGGAACAAACTGTGGCTCCAGagtatttccttcttccttttattcAAGTACA CTACGTGTTGCGAAAACCTCACTTGTTTTGTTGACTATGTACAGACCCTGTCCTGTATCCTGAGAAATGACTTGGGTGCCGGTTCATATAACCTCACTGCAACATG GGTTCCTGAGGAAGATCCAGAAAATACTGTGGCTGCCTGCAGTCTCCTGCAATTGTCCAGAAACACCAGTCACACACAGTACATGTGCACTGTGGACATGACTGAACTCCTGGCAGATTTCAAAGTCCAGGTGGATGTTACAGAGGTAGCTGATAGGCAGCGTGTGATTTCCAAAGGCTTTTATATGGCAGAGAACA TCAAACCACAGCCTCCGTTCAATCTGACCGCTGTGTTCTCAGAGGGTTACAATATTTCTTGGGAAACCATCTACCAGAACTCTCCTTTCTACTTTTTGAATGAGGAGCTGGAATATCAGCTGCGTTATAAGAGAAGGACGGACACCTGGGAG ACTCAGAAGACTAAAGCTGTCCATGAAGATAAACGGACACTGGTGATCCTGCCATGGGAACTCCAGGCGAACACCGAGTATGAGTTCCAAGTGAGAGCCAGACCTCGAGAAGATACTGGCTACCATGGATTTTGGAGTGAATGGAGTCCTCTGCTGTTGTTGAAAACCAGCCCTGCCG CAGTGACACAGACAGCAGGCATGggatggctgctgctgtttggtgTTGTCGTGGCAATCGCTGCCTCAATCACAACCTTTCTGGCCAAACAGCGGAG cttgTGGAAGAAGATGGCTTGCATCCCAGACCCTGCTCCCTTTTTCAAACCTCTTTACCTGGTGCATAATGGAGATTTCAAG AAGTGGGTTGGTGCATCCCATATGAAAATCACCTTAGATTTCTTCGAATGGGGAATGGTCCTTCCAGAAGTCCTAGAAGTTTATACCATGCGTCCTTCCAACAGCACCTCACGGGAGGAGCTGCGTGAGCTGAGAAAAGATCTGCCTTGCAAACCCTGTGTGTCTTGCCTGACTGCCCCAGGTCAGGATAGCCAGTCCCTGCTGTCTAGCGTGAACAGCAGCAGTGGGACTCAGGACCAGTCATATGGGCATTTGTCCATTGATACTGTGACTGTGGCTGATGAATTTACACCTTGTAACTGCCAGTACAACTGTAACCGTGTGTACAGGGGACATGAGCATACCAGTAAGGAAGATAGTAGTGCTGAAGAAACTAGTTACCCCAAGGTTAACATTGGTGATGAAGACAGGAAGATATCCAGTGACTTGCATCTGACTGACCTGAGCACGCAGGACAAAATACTTGCTTCAGGCTCTGTGTCCACAGACCACCTGAGGAGTACCAGTGTCCTAGCCCACCAGCAAGTAGAAGGGGCTTtggaaggagggatggggagcatCCTAGAAGCCCTTTGCTTGCAGTCTAATCAGTGGGATTTGGAAAATCCAGCTTCTCTACCTTCTCCTGATGGTGAAAGTGTTTCCTACAGTGAAGGCTCCTATGACTTCTTCCCTCCCATTGCAAGGCCTGGTGACAGTTACCCTATAATCTGCATAGATTTGGACACTATTGACAGTGGCTTTGTGGACTCGGACTGTGGGAGTCCAGTTGACTGTGAGTTTGAGCAAAACAGTCAGACCAACTGTGGGCCCATCCCTCTTGAGCAGGAGGGGGAGGACTTTCCACGGAGCTATGTCAAGCAGTGGGTCTCCTGTCGTTCTGACAGCCCTGTCAATGGGACACAGACAAACTAA
- the IL21R gene encoding interleukin-21 receptor isoform X2, with the protein MCVLHRGSSQAGYGYPVRTNMRNKLWLQSISFFLLFKYTTCCENLTCFVDYVQTLSCILRNDLGAGSYNLTATWVPEEDPENTVAACSLLQLSRNTSHTQYMCTVDMTELLADFKVQVDVTEVADRQRVISKGFYMAENIKPQPPFNLTAVFSEGYNISWETIYQNSPFYFLNEELEYQLRYKRRTDTWETQKTKAVHEDKRTLVILPWELQANTEYEFQVRARPREDTGYHGFWSEWSPLLLLKTSPAAVTQTAGMGWLLLFGVVVAIAASITTFLAKQRSLWKKMACIPDPAPFFKPLYLVHNGDFKKWVGASHMKITLDFFEWGMVLPEVLEVYTMRPSNSTSREELRELRKDLPCKPCVSCLTAPGQDSQSLLSSVNSSSGTQDQSYGHLSIDTVTVADEFTPCNCQYNCNRVYRGHEHTSKEDSSAEETSYPKVNIGDEDRKISSDLHLTDLSTQDKILASGSVSTDHLRSTSVLAHQQVEGALEGGMGSILEALCLQSNQWDLENPASLPSPDGESVSYSEGSYDFFPPIARPGDSYPIICIDLDTIDSGFVDSDCGSPVDCEFEQNSQTNCGPIPLEQEGEDFPRSYVKQWVSCRSDSPVNGTQTN; encoded by the exons gataTCCAGTCAGAACCAATATGAGGAACAAACTGTGGCTCCAGagtatttccttcttccttttattcAAGTACA CTACGTGTTGCGAAAACCTCACTTGTTTTGTTGACTATGTACAGACCCTGTCCTGTATCCTGAGAAATGACTTGGGTGCCGGTTCATATAACCTCACTGCAACATG GGTTCCTGAGGAAGATCCAGAAAATACTGTGGCTGCCTGCAGTCTCCTGCAATTGTCCAGAAACACCAGTCACACACAGTACATGTGCACTGTGGACATGACTGAACTCCTGGCAGATTTCAAAGTCCAGGTGGATGTTACAGAGGTAGCTGATAGGCAGCGTGTGATTTCCAAAGGCTTTTATATGGCAGAGAACA TCAAACCACAGCCTCCGTTCAATCTGACCGCTGTGTTCTCAGAGGGTTACAATATTTCTTGGGAAACCATCTACCAGAACTCTCCTTTCTACTTTTTGAATGAGGAGCTGGAATATCAGCTGCGTTATAAGAGAAGGACGGACACCTGGGAG ACTCAGAAGACTAAAGCTGTCCATGAAGATAAACGGACACTGGTGATCCTGCCATGGGAACTCCAGGCGAACACCGAGTATGAGTTCCAAGTGAGAGCCAGACCTCGAGAAGATACTGGCTACCATGGATTTTGGAGTGAATGGAGTCCTCTGCTGTTGTTGAAAACCAGCCCTGCCG CAGTGACACAGACAGCAGGCATGggatggctgctgctgtttggtgTTGTCGTGGCAATCGCTGCCTCAATCACAACCTTTCTGGCCAAACAGCGGAG cttgTGGAAGAAGATGGCTTGCATCCCAGACCCTGCTCCCTTTTTCAAACCTCTTTACCTGGTGCATAATGGAGATTTCAAG AAGTGGGTTGGTGCATCCCATATGAAAATCACCTTAGATTTCTTCGAATGGGGAATGGTCCTTCCAGAAGTCCTAGAAGTTTATACCATGCGTCCTTCCAACAGCACCTCACGGGAGGAGCTGCGTGAGCTGAGAAAAGATCTGCCTTGCAAACCCTGTGTGTCTTGCCTGACTGCCCCAGGTCAGGATAGCCAGTCCCTGCTGTCTAGCGTGAACAGCAGCAGTGGGACTCAGGACCAGTCATATGGGCATTTGTCCATTGATACTGTGACTGTGGCTGATGAATTTACACCTTGTAACTGCCAGTACAACTGTAACCGTGTGTACAGGGGACATGAGCATACCAGTAAGGAAGATAGTAGTGCTGAAGAAACTAGTTACCCCAAGGTTAACATTGGTGATGAAGACAGGAAGATATCCAGTGACTTGCATCTGACTGACCTGAGCACGCAGGACAAAATACTTGCTTCAGGCTCTGTGTCCACAGACCACCTGAGGAGTACCAGTGTCCTAGCCCACCAGCAAGTAGAAGGGGCTTtggaaggagggatggggagcatCCTAGAAGCCCTTTGCTTGCAGTCTAATCAGTGGGATTTGGAAAATCCAGCTTCTCTACCTTCTCCTGATGGTGAAAGTGTTTCCTACAGTGAAGGCTCCTATGACTTCTTCCCTCCCATTGCAAGGCCTGGTGACAGTTACCCTATAATCTGCATAGATTTGGACACTATTGACAGTGGCTTTGTGGACTCGGACTGTGGGAGTCCAGTTGACTGTGAGTTTGAGCAAAACAGTCAGACCAACTGTGGGCCCATCCCTCTTGAGCAGGAGGGGGAGGACTTTCCACGGAGCTATGTCAAGCAGTGGGTCTCCTGTCGTTCTGACAGCCCTGTCAATGGGACACAGACAAACTAA
- the IL21R gene encoding interleukin-21 receptor isoform X3, with translation MGQFLPTCMKGAVSSPSTADSATCCENLTCFVDYVQTLSCILRNDLGAGSYNLTATWVPEEDPENTVAACSLLQLSRNTSHTQYMCTVDMTELLADFKVQVDVTEVADRQRVISKGFYMAENIKPQPPFNLTAVFSEGYNISWETIYQNSPFYFLNEELEYQLRYKRRTDTWETQKTKAVHEDKRTLVILPWELQANTEYEFQVRARPREDTGYHGFWSEWSPLLLLKTSPAAVTQTAGMGWLLLFGVVVAIAASITTFLAKQRSLWKKMACIPDPAPFFKPLYLVHNGDFKKWVGASHMKITLDFFEWGMVLPEVLEVYTMRPSNSTSREELRELRKDLPCKPCVSCLTAPGQDSQSLLSSVNSSSGTQDQSYGHLSIDTVTVADEFTPCNCQYNCNRVYRGHEHTSKEDSSAEETSYPKVNIGDEDRKISSDLHLTDLSTQDKILASGSVSTDHLRSTSVLAHQQVEGALEGGMGSILEALCLQSNQWDLENPASLPSPDGESVSYSEGSYDFFPPIARPGDSYPIICIDLDTIDSGFVDSDCGSPVDCEFEQNSQTNCGPIPLEQEGEDFPRSYVKQWVSCRSDSPVNGTQTN, from the exons CTACGTGTTGCGAAAACCTCACTTGTTTTGTTGACTATGTACAGACCCTGTCCTGTATCCTGAGAAATGACTTGGGTGCCGGTTCATATAACCTCACTGCAACATG GGTTCCTGAGGAAGATCCAGAAAATACTGTGGCTGCCTGCAGTCTCCTGCAATTGTCCAGAAACACCAGTCACACACAGTACATGTGCACTGTGGACATGACTGAACTCCTGGCAGATTTCAAAGTCCAGGTGGATGTTACAGAGGTAGCTGATAGGCAGCGTGTGATTTCCAAAGGCTTTTATATGGCAGAGAACA TCAAACCACAGCCTCCGTTCAATCTGACCGCTGTGTTCTCAGAGGGTTACAATATTTCTTGGGAAACCATCTACCAGAACTCTCCTTTCTACTTTTTGAATGAGGAGCTGGAATATCAGCTGCGTTATAAGAGAAGGACGGACACCTGGGAG ACTCAGAAGACTAAAGCTGTCCATGAAGATAAACGGACACTGGTGATCCTGCCATGGGAACTCCAGGCGAACACCGAGTATGAGTTCCAAGTGAGAGCCAGACCTCGAGAAGATACTGGCTACCATGGATTTTGGAGTGAATGGAGTCCTCTGCTGTTGTTGAAAACCAGCCCTGCCG CAGTGACACAGACAGCAGGCATGggatggctgctgctgtttggtgTTGTCGTGGCAATCGCTGCCTCAATCACAACCTTTCTGGCCAAACAGCGGAG cttgTGGAAGAAGATGGCTTGCATCCCAGACCCTGCTCCCTTTTTCAAACCTCTTTACCTGGTGCATAATGGAGATTTCAAG AAGTGGGTTGGTGCATCCCATATGAAAATCACCTTAGATTTCTTCGAATGGGGAATGGTCCTTCCAGAAGTCCTAGAAGTTTATACCATGCGTCCTTCCAACAGCACCTCACGGGAGGAGCTGCGTGAGCTGAGAAAAGATCTGCCTTGCAAACCCTGTGTGTCTTGCCTGACTGCCCCAGGTCAGGATAGCCAGTCCCTGCTGTCTAGCGTGAACAGCAGCAGTGGGACTCAGGACCAGTCATATGGGCATTTGTCCATTGATACTGTGACTGTGGCTGATGAATTTACACCTTGTAACTGCCAGTACAACTGTAACCGTGTGTACAGGGGACATGAGCATACCAGTAAGGAAGATAGTAGTGCTGAAGAAACTAGTTACCCCAAGGTTAACATTGGTGATGAAGACAGGAAGATATCCAGTGACTTGCATCTGACTGACCTGAGCACGCAGGACAAAATACTTGCTTCAGGCTCTGTGTCCACAGACCACCTGAGGAGTACCAGTGTCCTAGCCCACCAGCAAGTAGAAGGGGCTTtggaaggagggatggggagcatCCTAGAAGCCCTTTGCTTGCAGTCTAATCAGTGGGATTTGGAAAATCCAGCTTCTCTACCTTCTCCTGATGGTGAAAGTGTTTCCTACAGTGAAGGCTCCTATGACTTCTTCCCTCCCATTGCAAGGCCTGGTGACAGTTACCCTATAATCTGCATAGATTTGGACACTATTGACAGTGGCTTTGTGGACTCGGACTGTGGGAGTCCAGTTGACTGTGAGTTTGAGCAAAACAGTCAGACCAACTGTGGGCCCATCCCTCTTGAGCAGGAGGGGGAGGACTTTCCACGGAGCTATGTCAAGCAGTGGGTCTCCTGTCGTTCTGACAGCCCTGTCAATGGGACACAGACAAACTAA